One window from the genome of Mycobacteriales bacterium encodes:
- the adhP gene encoding alcohol dehydrogenase AdhP, with protein MKAAVVTSFTQPLEIQERAVPEPGPGQVLVRMEASGLCHTDIHAAHGDWPVKPTPPFVPGHEGVGLIEAVGEGVDPARIGQRVAIAWLGSACGRCEYCINGWETLCEHQTNSGYSVDGCYAEYAVAAADYVVPVPDAVSSFDAAPLTCAGVTTYKAVKVSAARSSDLVAVFGIGGLGHLAQQYAQIAGARVVAVDIEESKLALARELGAAYTVNAANEDPVAAIQALGGADAAIALAVSPASMRQAFDSLKRGGRLVLVALPHDNELALPIFETVLKGISVIGSIVGTRTDLAEVFELHAAGKTRIVAEERKLDDVNACFDEVLSGRVPARLVFQF; from the coding sequence GGTCCTCGTCCGGATGGAGGCCAGCGGGCTGTGTCACACCGACATCCACGCCGCGCACGGCGACTGGCCGGTCAAACCGACGCCGCCGTTCGTTCCCGGGCATGAGGGCGTTGGGCTGATCGAGGCGGTAGGAGAAGGAGTCGACCCCGCACGGATCGGTCAGCGGGTCGCGATCGCATGGCTCGGCTCGGCCTGTGGCCGCTGCGAGTACTGCATCAACGGGTGGGAGACCCTCTGCGAGCACCAGACCAACAGCGGGTACTCCGTCGACGGTTGCTACGCGGAGTACGCCGTTGCGGCCGCGGACTATGTCGTGCCGGTGCCCGACGCGGTGTCCTCGTTCGACGCCGCCCCGCTCACCTGCGCCGGCGTGACGACGTACAAGGCGGTCAAGGTCTCGGCAGCACGGTCCTCCGACCTGGTCGCGGTCTTCGGGATCGGTGGCCTCGGCCACCTCGCCCAGCAGTACGCGCAGATCGCGGGCGCGAGGGTCGTGGCGGTCGACATCGAGGAGAGCAAGCTGGCGCTCGCCCGAGAGCTCGGCGCCGCCTACACCGTCAACGCAGCCAACGAGGACCCGGTCGCGGCCATCCAGGCGCTCGGCGGTGCCGACGCTGCCATCGCGCTCGCCGTGTCGCCGGCATCGATGCGACAGGCCTTCGACTCGCTCAAGCGTGGCGGCCGGCTCGTCCTCGTCGCGCTTCCGCACGACAACGAGCTGGCGCTGCCGATCTTCGAGACGGTGCTGAAGGGCATCTCCGTCATCGGCTCGATCGTGGGCACGCGAACCGACCTCGCGGAGGTCTTCGAGCTGCACGCGGCCGGCAAGACGCGGATCGTCGCCGAGGAACGCAAGCTCGACGACGTCAACGCCTGCTTCGACGAGGTGCTGAGCGGGCGGGTTCCGGCGCGACTGGTGTTCCAGTTCTGA
- a CDS encoding citryl-CoA lyase, which yields MTASGPDPLAEGYPTSLGISTPTAIRLLNQDLAEELMGRVGFGALAFWLLARRRPTPSEVRVFEAVLVALADHGFTPTAIAARMTYLSAPDALQGAVAAGLLGGGARYLGVTEDAARFLADAIGPSDSLPDDAAGWDALARDVLGAGRAAGGYVPGLGHPVHKTVDPRTPRLIAIAREESTYGPHLALFEAIGRIHPEVLGRTLPLNGAGVCGAALADLGLPVDLLRGVALLARTAGLLGQLAEERARPVAGQMYAEIDGRAREVPLDPR from the coding sequence ATGACAGCTTCCGGACCGGACCCGCTCGCGGAGGGCTATCCGACGTCGCTCGGCATCTCGACCCCGACGGCCATCCGACTGCTCAACCAGGACCTGGCCGAGGAGCTGATGGGACGGGTCGGCTTCGGTGCGCTCGCCTTCTGGCTGCTCGCCCGGCGCCGGCCCACACCGTCCGAGGTGCGGGTCTTCGAAGCCGTGCTCGTCGCGCTCGCCGACCACGGGTTCACGCCCACCGCGATCGCGGCGCGGATGACCTACCTCAGCGCACCGGACGCGCTGCAGGGCGCGGTCGCCGCCGGGCTGCTCGGCGGCGGCGCCCGCTACCTCGGCGTCACTGAGGACGCGGCTCGCTTCCTGGCCGACGCGATCGGGCCGAGCGACTCCCTGCCCGACGATGCGGCCGGCTGGGACGCGCTGGCCCGTGACGTCCTCGGCGCCGGTCGCGCCGCGGGCGGGTACGTGCCGGGTCTCGGTCACCCGGTGCACAAGACGGTCGACCCACGCACGCCGCGGTTGATCGCCATCGCCCGCGAGGAGTCGACGTACGGCCCACATCTGGCGCTGTTCGAGGCGATCGGACGCATCCATCCCGAGGTCCTCGGCCGCACGCTCCCGCTGAACGGCGCCGGCGTGTGCGGAGCCGCGCTCGCCGACCTCGGGCTCCCGGTCGATCTGCTGCGCGGCGTGGCGCTGCTGGCCAGGACCGCCGGGCTGCTCGGTCAGCTCGCCGAGGAGCGGGCTCGGCCGGTGGCCGGGCAGATGTACGCCGAGATCGATGGCCGCGCCCGCGAGGTCCCACTCGACCCTCGCTAG
- a CDS encoding bifunctional diguanylate cyclase/phosphodiesterase: MTTVAMVALAAFVISTIPGVRPHPGYNLYLDGFLNNFVYAMSAAVCYERARKATTFRPSWFILTIGLALYGGGNIYWTIFIRPLNPEPFPSLADALFLSFIPCAFIALVLMVREHFKRFSLSLWLDGIVGGLAATAGAAAAILGPVLSTTTGSTAAVITTTAYPLLDLVLLLTLVATLSLYHWRPPVGMWLLACGLLCFLVADGVYTVLTAHNSYQPGGLNDALWVTGTMIMAMAPGWPDRLAGLRLSGWSLLAVPVVSTLTALALLVYGKIHPVAVGLAAATIVVALVRLLVTFKEASNLADSHQLALTDDLTELGNRRALYIRSEQVLCEPDVQAALLLLDLDRFKEVNDSLGHHAGDELLRLVARRITDTVPASDSLMVRLGGDEFAVFLLHADQTLAERVALDIREALSMPFGLEDVCVRMTGSIGVAIAPDHGLEMSSLLRHADIAMYRAKSQRTGYSVFSRTGDDVDGRDRLHLIDDLRTAIVDRQLTMHYQPKVDASSFRVLSVEALVRWNHPTKGLLLPASFLPLVEDSGLMHEMTVAVLEQSLDQVQSWVANGTNLPVAVNLSPSSLVDIELPQRLERMLVERGLDSSLLILEITEDVIMSDRDRARHILDELRRIGIQVAVDDFGTGYSSLAYLRELPIDELKLDRSFIATMGADERSLAIVQSAIDLAHSLGLRMVAEGVEDEITARRLCDAGCDEAQGFYFSQALPVAEFEAWLCTYEATLDTADLKVGA; the protein is encoded by the coding sequence GTGACGACCGTCGCCATGGTGGCGCTCGCCGCCTTCGTGATCTCCACCATTCCCGGCGTACGACCGCACCCGGGCTACAACCTCTACCTCGACGGCTTCCTGAACAACTTCGTCTACGCCATGTCCGCGGCGGTCTGCTATGAGCGGGCGCGAAAAGCGACGACGTTTCGGCCGAGCTGGTTCATTCTCACGATCGGCCTCGCGCTCTACGGCGGCGGGAACATCTACTGGACGATCTTCATCCGGCCGCTGAACCCTGAACCTTTCCCCTCACTCGCCGATGCGCTGTTCCTCAGCTTCATCCCCTGCGCGTTCATCGCGCTCGTGCTCATGGTCCGGGAGCACTTCAAGCGCTTCAGCCTCAGCCTCTGGCTCGATGGAATCGTCGGAGGCCTAGCCGCGACGGCAGGCGCCGCGGCCGCCATTCTCGGCCCGGTGCTGTCGACCACCACCGGCAGCACCGCGGCCGTCATCACCACGACCGCCTATCCGCTCCTCGACCTCGTGCTGTTACTGACGCTGGTCGCGACGCTCTCGCTGTACCACTGGCGCCCGCCGGTCGGCATGTGGCTCCTGGCCTGCGGCCTGCTCTGCTTTCTCGTGGCGGACGGCGTCTACACCGTCCTGACCGCGCACAACTCGTACCAGCCGGGCGGCCTCAACGACGCCCTGTGGGTGACCGGAACGATGATCATGGCGATGGCGCCCGGCTGGCCGGACCGACTCGCGGGTCTTCGCTTGTCCGGCTGGTCGTTGCTCGCCGTACCCGTCGTGTCGACTCTCACCGCGCTCGCCCTGCTGGTGTACGGCAAGATCCACCCGGTCGCCGTCGGCCTCGCGGCCGCCACGATCGTCGTCGCGCTGGTCCGGCTGCTCGTCACCTTCAAGGAAGCGTCCAACCTCGCGGACAGCCATCAGCTCGCCTTGACCGACGACCTCACCGAGCTCGGCAACCGGCGCGCGCTTTACATCCGCTCGGAGCAGGTGCTCTGCGAGCCGGACGTGCAAGCCGCGTTGTTGCTCCTCGACCTCGACCGGTTCAAGGAGGTCAACGACAGCCTCGGCCACCACGCCGGCGACGAGCTGCTGCGGCTGGTCGCGCGCCGCATCACCGACACCGTGCCCGCCAGCGACTCGCTCATGGTTCGCCTCGGCGGCGACGAGTTCGCCGTCTTCCTGCTGCACGCCGACCAGACCCTCGCCGAGCGAGTGGCACTCGACATCCGCGAGGCACTGTCAATGCCGTTCGGGCTCGAGGACGTGTGCGTGCGGATGACGGGCAGCATCGGCGTCGCGATCGCACCCGACCACGGCCTCGAGATGTCCTCGCTGCTTCGGCACGCCGACATCGCGATGTACCGCGCGAAGTCGCAGCGCACCGGCTACAGCGTCTTCTCGCGGACCGGCGACGACGTCGACGGGCGCGACCGGCTCCACCTCATCGACGATCTGCGTACGGCGATCGTCGACCGCCAGCTGACCATGCACTACCAGCCGAAGGTAGACGCCAGCAGCTTCCGCGTTCTGTCGGTCGAGGCGTTGGTGCGCTGGAACCACCCGACCAAGGGGCTGCTGCTGCCGGCGTCGTTCCTGCCGCTGGTCGAGGACTCCGGCCTGATGCACGAGATGACGGTCGCGGTGCTCGAGCAGTCCCTCGACCAGGTCCAGTCGTGGGTGGCCAACGGCACCAACCTGCCGGTCGCGGTCAACCTGTCCCCGTCCTCGCTGGTCGACATCGAGCTGCCGCAGCGGCTCGAGCGCATGCTGGTGGAACGCGGTCTCGACTCCTCCTTGCTGATCCTCGAGATCACCGAAGACGTGATCATGAGCGACCGCGACCGTGCGCGGCACATCCTCGACGAGCTGCGCCGGATCGGCATCCAGGTCGCCGTCGACGACTTCGGAACCGGCTACTCCTCGCTCGCCTACCTGCGCGAGCTCCCGATCGATGAGCTCAAGCTCGATCGGTCGTTCATCGCGACGATGGGCGCCGACGAGCGATCGCTCGCCATCGTCCAGTCCGCGATCGACCTCGCTCACTCCCTCGGTCTGCGCATGGTGGCCGAAGGGGTCGAGGACGAGATCACCGCACGCCGGCTCTGCGACGCCGGGTGCGACGAGGCTCAGGGCTTCTATTTCAGCCAGGCACTGCCGGTCGCCGAGTTCGAGGCGTGGCTGTGCACCTACGAGGCCACTCTCGACACCGCCGACCTGAAAGTAGGGGCATAG
- a CDS encoding GNAT family N-acetyltransferase, with protein MTAPGRSLHAAPVLQRHVKYGVTTVVAEASRLAILAESVPGTPVTARWPWLAASVVKPAADEQPWMVGVTAGDRLVAAAVLLDVPGTLCRTTLAGTAEGHRGALLAVDETAATELGIALADALLGAPRDFTLGPVGQSPALASLLRELPIGLTIEHQPVPVVSAGHPNGIGMSHGVERTLRKARNRMKADGLEWAIDVTGEGPEITTALPLLESICRDRDHAGGRLSPLDQPDRRRLWHRRVLALAASGRLRLATLRLDGQLAAYVLGIEDGRSYRVLEGRYVDRWARYSPGRVLEAAMLERALEGASFDVFDWMTAVAPETLLAANDLDPLVVVRGRI; from the coding sequence ATGACCGCACCTGGACGCAGCCTGCATGCTGCGCCCGTCCTCCAGCGTCACGTGAAGTACGGCGTGACGACGGTCGTCGCCGAGGCGTCTCGGCTGGCCATCCTCGCGGAGAGCGTTCCCGGCACGCCGGTCACCGCCCGCTGGCCCTGGCTGGCCGCGAGCGTGGTCAAGCCGGCGGCCGACGAGCAGCCGTGGATGGTCGGTGTGACGGCGGGCGACCGGCTGGTGGCGGCGGCGGTCCTGCTCGACGTACCCGGCACCCTGTGCCGGACCACGCTTGCCGGCACCGCTGAAGGGCATCGCGGTGCGCTGCTCGCGGTCGATGAGACGGCCGCCACCGAGCTCGGGATCGCGCTCGCCGATGCACTGCTCGGAGCCCCTCGGGACTTCACCCTCGGACCGGTTGGGCAGAGCCCGGCTCTCGCATCCCTCCTGCGCGAGCTGCCGATCGGGCTGACCATCGAGCACCAGCCCGTGCCCGTGGTCAGTGCCGGGCATCCGAACGGCATCGGAATGAGCCACGGCGTCGAGCGAACGCTGCGCAAGGCGCGCAACCGCATGAAGGCCGACGGGCTCGAATGGGCGATCGACGTGACCGGTGAAGGCCCGGAGATCACCACCGCGCTCCCGCTGCTCGAAAGTATCTGCCGCGACCGCGACCACGCCGGCGGCCGGTTGAGCCCGCTCGACCAGCCCGACCGGCGCCGGCTCTGGCACCGGCGCGTACTTGCGCTCGCGGCCAGCGGCCGGCTGCGGCTGGCCACCCTGCGCCTCGACGGCCAGCTGGCCGCCTACGTGCTCGGGATCGAGGACGGCCGGTCGTACCGCGTGCTCGAAGGGCGCTACGTGGACCGGTGGGCGCGCTACTCCCCCGGCCGGGTGCTCGAGGCGGCGATGCTCGAACGCGCGCTGGAGGGTGCCAGCTTCGATGTCTTCGACTGGATGACGGCGGTCGCCCCGGAGACGTTGCTCGCCGCGAACGACCTCGACCCGCTGGTCGTTGTTCGCGGCCGGATCTGA
- a CDS encoding PQQ-binding-like beta-propeller repeat protein: MSRSRKPGRTAAARAARLLGLATLAASTSAAVSASDAVGAAPSYHFDRPAAIAAAGGRLWIANRDGNSVTMAGAGGAPLGVLAAAKYRFGRPDAIAAAGGRVWVLSRAGRVTELRASNGALVRVVRGSRYRLHDPVAITVAGADVVVASRSSNTVTVIDAATGDLVRVVSNHTASGLRLDHPIALAVHAGTVWVANQGGSVSAFRLATGTFVRRVAAKADGFATPAGIAYAGGRIWVSDQASNAVTELRTDGKLVQVITNSSNNANYGFDGPTVVAGHGKQVFVVSPPGSSPMVTKVETKTADGDWYECNTNKPNPHFANPTGLAFLGTHIWVVSPANNSLAELHYSTGALIKRFV; encoded by the coding sequence ATGAGTCGATCGCGAAAGCCCGGTCGTACGGCGGCGGCCCGAGCAGCGAGGCTGCTGGGCCTGGCCACGTTGGCGGCCTCGACCTCGGCGGCGGTCAGCGCGAGCGACGCCGTCGGCGCCGCCCCGAGCTACCACTTCGACCGGCCGGCGGCGATCGCCGCGGCCGGCGGCCGGCTCTGGATCGCCAACCGGGACGGCAACTCGGTCACGATGGCCGGTGCCGGCGGAGCGCCGCTCGGTGTCCTCGCCGCGGCGAAGTACCGGTTCGGCCGGCCGGACGCGATCGCCGCGGCCGGCGGCCGGGTCTGGGTGTTGAGCCGGGCCGGCCGGGTCACCGAGCTCCGTGCGAGCAACGGCGCGCTGGTCCGCGTGGTGCGCGGCTCCAGATACCGGCTGCACGACCCGGTCGCGATCACCGTGGCGGGCGCCGATGTCGTCGTCGCCAGCCGGTCCAGCAACACGGTCACCGTGATCGACGCCGCGACCGGCGATCTCGTGCGCGTGGTCTCGAACCACACCGCGTCGGGCTTGCGGCTCGACCACCCGATCGCGCTGGCGGTTCACGCCGGCACGGTGTGGGTCGCCAACCAGGGCGGGTCGGTGAGCGCGTTCCGGCTGGCCACTGGGACCTTCGTGCGGCGGGTCGCCGCGAAGGCCGACGGCTTCGCGACACCGGCCGGGATCGCGTATGCCGGCGGCCGGATCTGGGTGTCGGACCAGGCCAGCAACGCCGTGACCGAGCTGCGGACGGACGGGAAGCTCGTGCAGGTGATCACGAACTCCAGCAACAACGCGAACTACGGCTTCGACGGCCCGACCGTAGTGGCCGGGCACGGCAAGCAGGTCTTCGTGGTCAGCCCGCCGGGGTCGAGCCCGATGGTGACCAAGGTCGAGACCAAGACAGCCGACGGCGACTGGTACGAGTGCAATACGAACAAGCCGAACCCGCACTTCGCCAACCCGACCGGCCTGGCGTTCCTCGGCACGCACATCTGGGTCGTGAGCCCGGCGAACAACTCCCTCGCCGAGCTGCACTACTCGACCGGCGCCCTGATCAAGCGCTTCGTCTGA
- a CDS encoding alkaline phosphatase family protein: protein MAGPLSRISLPALVGSTFAALVVAGCAPTASTGARPGGGTLPAGGSAGSASVVGPDRHPGRNPAVPRPAHTIVVMMENHGYSQIIGNPQAPYLTGLARKGASFTHSLAITHPSEPNYLALFSGSTHGVTSDSCPHTFAGRNLGSELRAAGKRFVGYAESLPHAGYTGCYVGVYARKHVPWVNFSDLPASTNQPFRAFPKRFAKLPALSFVIPNLNHDMHNGTIAQGDSWLRTHLGRYIHAAMHHNGLVIITWDENEDVVPNQIPTIMVGAGVKPGKYAERIDHYRVLRTLEAAYGLHPLGESKHRRPITNIWRRAGTKSAGA, encoded by the coding sequence GTGGCAGGCCCGCTGAGTCGCATCAGTCTCCCCGCGCTCGTCGGATCGACCTTTGCCGCCCTGGTCGTCGCCGGTTGCGCGCCGACCGCTTCGACCGGCGCGCGGCCGGGTGGCGGGACATTGCCGGCCGGCGGCTCGGCCGGGTCCGCCTCTGTGGTCGGGCCGGACAGGCATCCGGGTCGCAATCCCGCGGTTCCCCGGCCCGCGCACACGATCGTCGTGATGATGGAGAACCACGGCTACTCGCAGATCATCGGCAACCCGCAGGCGCCGTACCTCACTGGGCTCGCCCGCAAAGGCGCATCCTTCACCCACTCGCTCGCGATCACCCATCCGAGCGAGCCGAACTACCTCGCGTTGTTCTCCGGCTCGACCCATGGGGTCACGAGCGACTCGTGCCCGCACACCTTTGCCGGACGCAACCTCGGCTCCGAGCTGCGTGCCGCCGGCAAGCGGTTCGTCGGGTACGCCGAGAGCCTCCCGCACGCCGGCTATACCGGCTGCTACGTCGGCGTCTACGCGCGCAAGCACGTCCCGTGGGTCAACTTCTCCGACCTGCCCGCGTCGACGAATCAGCCGTTCCGTGCGTTTCCGAAGCGGTTCGCGAAGCTGCCGGCGCTGTCGTTCGTGATCCCGAACCTCAACCACGACATGCACAACGGCACGATCGCGCAGGGTGACAGCTGGCTGCGGACCCACCTGGGCCGCTACATCCACGCCGCGATGCACCACAACGGGCTGGTGATCATCACGTGGGACGAGAACGAGGACGTGGTGCCGAACCAGATCCCCACGATCATGGTCGGCGCCGGCGTCAAACCAGGCAAGTACGCCGAGCGCATCGACCACTACCGCGTGCTGCGGACGCTGGAGGCGGCCTATGGCCTGCATCCGCTGGGCGAGAGCAAGCACCGCAGGCCGATCACGAACATCTGGCGCCGTGCCGGTACGAAGTCAGCCGGTGCCTAG
- a CDS encoding xanthine dehydrogenase family protein molybdopterin-binding subunit — protein sequence MTTVGPPRGSILGTRVSRVEDPEFLTTGAVYTEDLVDERLANAARITFVRAPIAHARITSIDTSAALAADGCVAVFTAEDLTDVPAQKPMLPMYPEQVAQPLLATDRVRFVGEPVAIVVHEGRYSGEDIAELVEVDYEPLPPVIDPKDALTGDSLLFPAMEDNVVLRRDTDEQADLFADCEVVITQEVLNQRVAVAPLESRSAAAVWADGRLTTWIPNQGAQSTQQSVGEMLGLPLEQVRVITPAVGGAFGAKFGADPEAALVGWAARRLGRPTTWAETRSENMVGMTHGRAQVQTVSIGGDRDGNVKAYKLHVLQDSGAYPRFGAVLPSLTLLMAPAVYDIDRVELSFVSVVTNTTPLGAYRGAGRPEATAVIERAMDLFAAEIGMDPAAVRRRNLLPAFTEPLSTKGGALYDSGDYPMALETILAAAGYEGLRREQALRRERGDTKQLGIGLSVYVEITGGGDESGPPSENATVEIHPDGTATILTGTSPHGQGHATVWAMLASDELGIPVENITVKWGDTDLVPEGGGTGGSRSLQQGGAAVRQAALELIEVARRRASDELEVAPEDLVVDLDIAGLAVRGDPSARVTWAALAEKEPLKVRTVFSAPGATYPFGAHIAVAEVDVETGKAVLTRLIALDDAGTLVNPLLAEGQRHGGLAQGAAQALVEEVLYDEDGNPTTTTFADYPIITATELPSFELVTTETPTTYNPLGAKGIGEAGTIGATPAVQNAVIDAVAHLGVRHIDMPTSPMRVWHAISAAKDNR from the coding sequence ATGACGACCGTGGGCCCGCCCCGCGGCAGCATTCTCGGCACCCGGGTCAGCCGGGTCGAGGACCCGGAGTTCCTGACGACCGGCGCGGTCTACACCGAGGACCTGGTCGACGAACGACTCGCGAACGCAGCCAGGATCACCTTCGTCCGCGCACCGATCGCACATGCCCGGATCACCTCGATCGACACCTCGGCGGCGCTCGCCGCCGACGGCTGCGTCGCCGTCTTCACGGCCGAGGACCTCACCGACGTACCCGCCCAGAAGCCGATGCTGCCGATGTACCCGGAGCAGGTCGCGCAGCCGCTGCTGGCCACCGATCGGGTCCGCTTCGTGGGAGAACCGGTCGCGATCGTCGTGCACGAGGGCCGCTACAGCGGCGAGGACATCGCCGAGCTGGTCGAGGTCGACTACGAGCCGTTGCCCCCGGTGATCGATCCGAAGGACGCGCTGACCGGCGACTCGCTGCTCTTCCCCGCGATGGAGGACAACGTCGTCCTCCGCCGCGACACCGATGAGCAGGCCGACCTGTTCGCCGACTGCGAGGTGGTGATCACGCAGGAGGTCCTCAACCAGCGAGTGGCCGTTGCGCCGCTGGAGAGCCGAAGCGCGGCAGCGGTCTGGGCGGACGGGCGGCTGACGACCTGGATCCCGAACCAGGGCGCGCAGAGCACCCAGCAGTCCGTCGGCGAGATGCTCGGGCTCCCGCTCGAGCAGGTTCGCGTCATCACTCCGGCGGTCGGCGGGGCGTTCGGCGCCAAGTTCGGTGCGGACCCGGAGGCGGCACTGGTCGGCTGGGCCGCGCGCCGGCTCGGCCGCCCGACCACCTGGGCGGAGACCCGCTCCGAGAACATGGTCGGGATGACCCACGGCCGGGCGCAGGTCCAGACCGTGAGCATCGGCGGTGACCGGGACGGCAACGTCAAGGCGTACAAGCTGCACGTGCTGCAGGACAGCGGCGCCTACCCGCGGTTCGGCGCGGTGCTGCCCAGCCTGACCCTGCTGATGGCGCCTGCGGTCTACGACATCGACCGGGTCGAGCTGTCGTTCGTGAGCGTGGTGACCAACACCACGCCGCTCGGCGCCTATCGCGGCGCCGGGCGTCCCGAGGCCACCGCCGTCATCGAGCGGGCGATGGACCTGTTCGCCGCCGAGATCGGCATGGACCCGGCGGCGGTACGCCGCCGCAACCTGCTGCCCGCCTTCACCGAGCCGCTGTCCACCAAGGGCGGCGCGCTGTACGACTCCGGCGACTACCCGATGGCGCTCGAGACCATCCTGGCCGCGGCCGGCTACGAGGGGCTGCGGCGCGAGCAGGCGCTGCGGCGCGAACGCGGTGACACCAAGCAGCTCGGCATCGGCCTGAGCGTTTACGTCGAGATCACCGGCGGCGGCGACGAGTCCGGGCCGCCGTCCGAGAACGCGACGGTCGAGATCCACCCGGATGGCACCGCGACGATCCTCACCGGCACCTCGCCGCACGGCCAAGGGCACGCAACCGTCTGGGCAATGCTCGCCAGCGACGAGCTGGGCATCCCGGTCGAGAACATCACCGTCAAGTGGGGCGACACCGACCTGGTACCCGAGGGTGGCGGCACCGGTGGGTCGCGCAGCCTCCAGCAGGGTGGCGCGGCGGTGCGCCAGGCCGCGCTCGAGCTGATCGAGGTGGCCCGCCGGCGCGCCTCGGATGAGTTGGAGGTTGCACCGGAGGACCTGGTCGTCGACCTGGACATCGCCGGGCTCGCCGTACGCGGTGACCCGAGCGCGAGGGTCACCTGGGCTGCACTCGCCGAGAAGGAGCCGCTGAAGGTACGCACCGTCTTCAGCGCGCCGGGCGCGACCTACCCGTTCGGCGCCCATATCGCGGTCGCGGAGGTCGACGTCGAGACCGGCAAGGCGGTGCTCACCCGCCTGATCGCCCTCGACGACGCCGGCACTCTTGTCAACCCGCTGCTCGCGGAGGGCCAGCGACACGGCGGCCTGGCCCAGGGGGCCGCGCAAGCACTGGTCGAGGAGGTTCTCTACGACGAGGACGGCAACCCGACCACGACCACGTTCGCGGACTACCCGATCATCACCGCGACCGAGCTGCCGAGCTTCGAGCTCGTCACGACAGAGACACCGACGACGTACAACCCGTTGGGGGCAAAGGGAATCGGTGAAGCGGGCACGATCGGTGCGACGCCCGCGGTGCAGAACGCGGTCATCGACGCGGTCGCCCACCTCGGCGTCCGCCACATCGACATGCCGACCAGCCCAATGCGTGTCTGGCACGCAATCTCAGCCGCAAAGGACAACCGATGA
- a CDS encoding (2Fe-2S)-binding protein — protein MNVSITVNGTTRTDDVEPRLLLVHYLRDVCGLKATNVGCDTTSCGACTVLVDGESVKSCTELAARADGAAVTTLEGLADGADMHPVQAAFRAEHGLQCGFCTPGMVMAAVSLLGENPHPSEQEVREGLEGNICRCTGYHNIVRSVLTAAEQLAAR, from the coding sequence ATGAACGTCTCGATCACGGTCAACGGCACGACCCGCACCGATGACGTCGAGCCACGGCTGTTGCTCGTTCACTACCTCCGCGACGTGTGCGGTCTGAAAGCGACCAACGTCGGGTGCGACACGACGTCGTGCGGCGCGTGCACCGTTCTCGTCGACGGCGAGTCGGTCAAGTCGTGCACGGAGCTGGCCGCGCGGGCGGATGGTGCCGCGGTGACAACGCTCGAAGGCCTCGCCGACGGCGCCGACATGCATCCCGTGCAGGCCGCGTTCCGCGCGGAGCACGGTCTGCAGTGCGGGTTCTGTACGCCGGGCATGGTGATGGCAGCGGTCTCGCTGTTGGGCGAGAACCCGCACCCGAGCGAGCAGGAGGTACGGGAAGGGTTGGAAGGCAACATCTGCCGCTGCACCGGCTATCACAACATCGTGCGCTCGGTTCTGACCGCTGCCGAACAGCTGGCGGCACGATGA
- a CDS encoding xanthine dehydrogenase family protein subunit M produces MIPPAFDLVRAGSVEEAVALLAEHGDDAKLIAGGHSLIPMMKLRLAFPSVLIDVRPVRDAAYIRTEGDDVAIGALTRHCDLVGSDLLRAEAPLIPLTAAHVGDPQIRHRGTIGGSVSHADPAADLPAAVLAADATLVLQGPGGRRSVPATEFFLGYFETALRSDEMLVEVRIPRNPGAKAHYEKFVRRANDWAIVGIATTGGRVALANMGSRPLRATATEAALAGGASPAQAAAVAHEGTEPVTDMHADQDYRRHLARVLTRRALEAVAA; encoded by the coding sequence ATGATCCCGCCGGCCTTCGACCTCGTCCGCGCCGGATCGGTCGAGGAAGCGGTTGCCCTGCTCGCCGAGCACGGGGACGACGCGAAGCTCATCGCCGGCGGCCACTCGTTGATTCCGATGATGAAGCTGCGGTTGGCCTTCCCGTCGGTGCTGATCGACGTCCGTCCGGTGCGCGACGCGGCGTACATCCGGACCGAGGGCGACGACGTTGCGATCGGTGCGCTCACCCGGCACTGCGACCTGGTCGGCTCAGACCTGTTGCGGGCCGAGGCGCCGCTCATCCCGCTGACCGCGGCCCATGTCGGCGACCCGCAGATCCGGCATCGCGGCACGATCGGCGGCTCGGTGTCGCACGCGGACCCCGCTGCGGACCTACCCGCCGCGGTCCTCGCGGCGGACGCGACCCTGGTGCTGCAGGGTCCTGGCGGCCGGCGCTCGGTGCCGGCGACGGAGTTCTTCCTCGGCTACTTCGAGACCGCGCTGCGGTCCGACGAGATGCTGGTCGAGGTCCGCATTCCCCGGAACCCGGGAGCCAAGGCGCACTACGAGAAGTTCGTGCGCCGCGCCAACGACTGGGCGATCGTCGGCATCGCTACCACCGGCGGCCGGGTTGCGCTCGCGAACATGGGGAGCCGCCCACTGCGCGCGACGGCGACGGAAGCCGCCCTCGCCGGTGGCGCCTCGCCCGCGCAGGCCGCGGCGGTCGCCCACGAGGGCACCGAGCCCGTGACCGACATGCACGCCGACCAGGACTACCGGCGACACCTGGCCCGAGTGCTCACGCGCCGCGCACTGGAAGCTGTTGCTGCGTGA